CTCGAGGCTCCGTGCGACGTGCTCGCTCCGTGCGCGCTCGGTGGGGTCCTCGACGCAGACACGGTTCCGCTGCTCCAATGCCGTGCTGTGTGCGGCGCTGCGAACAATCAGCTCGCTGACGACGGGATCGACGACCTGCTGGTCGAGCGCGGCATCCTGTACGCGCCCGACTTCGCCGCAAACGCCGGAGGGATCATCAACATCGCCGAGGAGTTCACCGGGTACTCACTCGAGCGTGCTCTCGAGCGCACGGCCCGCATCGAGGACACGATGACCGCAGTGTTCGAGCGCGCACGGGCGGAAGGTCGCGGGCCAGGACGTATCGCAGCCGACATGGCGAACGAACGCATCGCACGCGAGGGCTCCGGGCGACGTTGGAACCCTGGGGACCCGACGGCGTGGACGGGTGGCGAACCGCTGCGGCGCCTCCGACCGGTGGCGGACCGTTGAACACGGCTGCGCCGCGCTGGGTTGACGACGACGCGGGCATGCGCGAGCTCGTCGAAGCTCTGCGTTCGCAACCGGAGTACGGCCTCGACACGGAGTTCGTCGCCGAGAAGTCATACTGGCCGCGCCTGTGTCTCGCGCAGGTCTCGTGGCCCGGCGGCGTTGCTCTCGTCGACGCGCTCGCGTGCGACGTTCAACCGCTGCGCGAGATCCTCGAGGGCCCAGCGACGATGGTCACGCACGCGGGTGCAGCCGATCTTCCGATCCTCGAGCGCGCGTGTGGTGCACGTCCCACCGTGCTGTTCGACACCCAGCTCGCCGCCGGCTTCGTCGGGCTGGGTCTGCCGTCGCTGTCGGTGCTCGTGTCGTCCGTGCTCGGTATTCGCCTCGACAAGAAGGAGCAGCTCACGGATTGGGCGCGCCGTCCGCTCTCGGGCAGCGCACAGGCGTACGCCGCGAGCGACGTGCTCCACCTGCTGCCGCTCACCGCGGCGTTGCGTGGTCGACTCGCATCGGCGGGTCGCGAGGAATGGGCCGCGGCCGAGACCGAGTTGCTGCGCACGCTTCCCACCCGCGACCAAGACCCCGACACCGCGTGGTGGCGCATCAAGGGCTCCCGGTCGTTCCGTGGCGAGCACGCGGCCGTCGCGCAGGCTGTTGCGGCATGGCGCGAGCGTCGTGCGCAAGAGCTCGATCGGCCGGCGCGCTTCGTCCTCTCGGAGCTCGTGCTGGCGGGCCTGGCCGCGCGGCCCCCGCGAACCGCCCGCGAGCTCGGCCACCTCCGCGGCGCCGAATCGCTCCCCAAGGCCGTCGCCACGGCGGTGGTCGAGGCGGTGGAAGCAGGGCGGGCGATGCCTCGGAGTGAGCTGCGCCTCCCACCGCGCCACGACGACGACGCAGCCCTCGACGCCGCGGTTGGGCTCCTCGTGGCGTGGACCGCACAGGAGGCGGCTCGGGAGGGGATCGAGGCCCGCCTGCTGGGGACCCGTGACGATGTGCGGGCGCTCGTGAACGGCCGCCCCAACCGGCTCGACGACGGCTGGCGGGCCGAGATGGTGGGGAATCAGATCCGCCAGCTCGTGGCCGGCGGCGCCGTGCTGCGCCTCGTGGACGGGGGCCGCCGGGTTCGACTGGAATCTGGGTCCTGAGCAGGGGCGGGGTCGCCTTGCGGGGGTGGGGCGGGCAAGGATGACGGACGTGGCGGACCAGGAGCCGGTGCTACCGGCCACGCACTTGACGCGTCGAGAGCGCCGCATCGCTCGGTCGCGCGCCCGGCGCGCCACCGCGCTCGTGGGGTGGATGACATACGGAGCCGGGGTCTTCGTGGTGATCATGACTGCGGCGTGGCTGGCGGTCGGAGCCGCCACCGCGCCGGCACCCGCGCCCGTTGCCCGCACCGCGAAGTCGACCCGTGCGGAGGTGGCGCTGCCCGACGTGACGAGCACGACGGCCGGCGCTGCCGGTACGGCCGCGGCTCCCGTCGTAGCGCCCGCCATCGCGAGCACCACGACGACGACGACGGTCCCGGTGCTGTCCGTAGCCGCTACTCCCGGGGCGCCCGCGCCGACACCGTGACATCCCGATCGGCGGACCCGGCATGAAGCCGACCGAGATCGCCTCGCTTCTCCGGCCTCGGCGCCCGATCCTGCGCCCGAGCACGCGCCGCCTCGCGCGGTGCCAGAACATCGAAGATCTCCGCCGCGCCGCCCGACGCCGCCTGCCGCGACCGGTGTTCGACTACGTCGAAGGTGGTGCCGAGGACGAGATCACGCTGCACCGGAACACCGAAGCCTTCGACGACCTCGTCCTCACGCCTCGCGTCCTGCGCGACGTGGATGCGGTCGATCTCAGCACGACGATCCTCGGCGAACCCTCGCCGCTCCCGTTAGCGCTGGCACCCACCGGTTTCACGCGCATGACCCATCACGAGGGTGAGCTGGCCGTGGCCCGGTCGGCGCAACGCGCCGGCATCCCGTACACGCTTTCGACGATGGGCACCCGGTCGATCGAGCGGGTCGCCGCGGAGTCGTCGGGATCGCTGTGGTTCCAGCTGTACGTGTGGCGCGACCGCGGGCTCGCGAAGGAGCTCATCGAGCGGGCGAAGGCAGCCGGCTACCGCGCGCTTGTGCTCACCGTGGACGTGCCCGTTCCCGGCGCGCGCGAGCGGGACCTGCGCAACGGGCTCACCATCCCGCCGAGTCTTGGGGTGCGGACCTTTTTCGAGGGTGCGCGCCACCCTCATTGGTGGTGGAACTTCCTGATGCGTGACGCAGTGAGCTTCGAGTGCGTGAGTGATCGGGCTGCGGACCCGTCGGGCGTGATGGCGCTGCTCGCCGAGCAGTTCGATCCGTCCGTCACCTGGAACGACCTCGACTGGATCCACGATGCGTGGGACGGCCCGTTCGTGTTGAAGGGCATCGTCGACGCCGACGACGCACGGCGAGCGGCCGACGCCGGCGTCACGGGGGTCGTGGTGTCCAACCATGGCGGCCGCCAGCTCGACCGGAGCCCGGCCGCCATCGCCGCGCTCCCCGCCGTCGTCGAAGCCGTCGGGGATCGCCTCGACGTGCTCTTCGACTCGGGCATACGCCGCGGGCGGGACATCCTCACCGCGCTCGCGCTCGGCGCGCGCGCATGTCTCGTTGGTCGGGCCTATCTGTACGGCCTCGGGGTTGCCGGCGAGCGCGGCGTCGACCGCGCGATCGAGCTCTTGACCGGTGAGCTGCGACGCTCGATGCAGCTTGTTGGCGCCCGGACCGTGAGCGAGCTCGAGCCTTCGATGGTGGCGCCGCTCGAGAGGCGATGACGATGCTCGCGGTCGACGAAGAAGCGCTCGTCGCGTGCGTGGCATGTGGCCTGTGCTTGCCTCACTGCCCGACGTATCGCGTCACTGGTGACGAGTCGGCCTCGCCACGCGGCCGGATCGCGGCAATGCGAGCCGTGCAGTCGGGTGCGGCCGAGCTCCGAGGTGAGTTCACCGAGTACATGGACCTGTGCGTGCAATGCCGTGCGTGTGAAGCGGTGTGCCCCTCCTCGGTCCCATTCGGCCGTCTCATGGAAGGCTCGCGCACCACACTCGTCAGTCAGACGCGGTACGTACCGCGGTGGCAGCGGCTCGCGTACCGAGTCTTGCGCCACCATCGCCTGCTCGTGCTTTTCTCGCGTCTCGGTGCGGTGCTCCAGCGCGCCCACCTTGTTCCGAGGCGCCTGGGGTTGCCGCGGCTCCCGTTGCGTTCGACACGTCTGCGCGCGACCGGGACCGACGTTTGGTTGTTCACGGGGTGCGTGATGGACGCGTGGCAACGAGACGTGCACGCGGCGGTCGTGCGGGTGCTCGGCGCGGCCGGTGTGGGCGTCCGGTTGCCCGACGCTCGCCGGGCTGGGTGCTGTGGCGCGCTCCACGTGCACGCGGGGCTCGCCGAGCCGGCGCGTGCGCTCGCCGAGCGGGTGATGACCGCGTTCCCTGGTGATGCGCCGGTCCTCGTCGATTCGGCGGGGTGCGGCGCCGCGCTGAAGGACTACGGGCATCTCGTCGGGACACCCGCCGCGGCGGCGTTCGCGGCGCGGGTATTCGATGTGCACGAGTGGCTCGCGGCTCGAATCGAACAGCTCCCGGTGCCGACGGTGCCTTTCGCCGAGCCGGTCGCGCTCCACGATGCTTGTCACCTCCGCCACGTGCAGAAGGCGCATCTCGCGGTGCGTACCGTGCTCGCTCCATTTGCCGAGGTGCGAGAGCTCGATGACGAGGGTCTGTGCTGCGGAGCCGGCGGCGCGTACGCGGCGTTGCATCCCGACATGGCGGCTGACATCCGGAAGCGCAAGCTCGACTCGATCGCAAGGACGGGGGCTCGTGTCGTGGCGAGCGCCAACCCGGGGTGCACGTTCCACTTGGCAGCCGCGGGCGTAGACCTGCGGCATCCGTTCGAAATCATCGACGAAGCGTTGCGCTGACATTCCCGGAGCGGCGTGTTACGCCGCGCTGCTATGGGGTGGGGCGCGGAGTGACCACGTGCCGTCGTGGTTGTCGATGACCTCGTAGCCGCGGTGGGTGATGAGGTCGTGGTGGTCGGGGCAGACGTCGCCGAGGACCTGGTAGCTGGTGGTCTTGTTGTTGGCGAAGCCGAGGGTGTGGTGGCGTTCGGTGGCGCGGGTGTGGTCGCAGTCCCGGACCTTGCAGACGCCGCCGTCGCGCTCGTCGATGGCGATCTTCAGGGCCTTTGGCACGTGGCGTGTGGTCGAGACGACGGTCTGCACATCGACGCCGTCGGTGATCACGAGTTCGAGCAAGCCGTGGCTCAGGACCTCGCGGGCGTGCGCGACCGGGACTGGGCCGACACCGGGGATCTCGCAGACGTATTCGACGCCGGTGGCGGGCTTCCCGAGGAGCTTGTCGAGACCGACGCGGACCCGCACCACCGGTTCGGGGCGCTTGGCGCCGCCCGTGGCAGTACCGCGGGCCAGCGCGACCAGCGCGTCGAACCGGTAGGCGGCGAGCGGTTGATGATCACCAGCCTTGCGGGCAGCCTCGAAGGCCGCCTTCGCCAGCGGCTCGAGGGTTGCGAAGAGATCGGCGACGTCCTCGGTGGGGCCTGAGAAGCTGCCATGCGTCGCTAGACCCCGGGTCCAACCGACGAGGTGCCGCTCGTCTTTGGCCATGCGCCTCAGCCGGTCCTCTTCACTGGCCGCAGCGACCATGCGCTCCTTGGTGGCGCGCAACTCCCGGAACCCGCGCGTGGTGGCGCGCAGCATTCGATCCTCGGCGCCGGGATCCACTGCCGCGGCCGCGGTCACCTGGTGGGCTTGCGCCAACGACAGCTCCCCGGCGCGCAGCTTCTGGGTGGTGGCCGGTAGCCCCGACAACCGATCCGCAGTCATCAAGGTCTCGCGGGCTGCGTACTCCGACGAGCCGGCGATGTTGGCCAGCCACTGCTCGGCGCTGACCGCGTGTGAAGTGCGGGTCCATCCGCCAGTGTCAGCGGCACGCTTGGCCAGCAGCACGGTGGCGGTCTCGCCGAGGTTGCGGATCTCCGCGGCGACTTCGGCGTGTCGCGCCGCGTCGGCACCCGAGTAGCAGTTGGGTTCGAGCGTCGCGAGTCGTTCTCGCAGCGCGGCGGCGATCTCCTCGAACGTCATGCGTGCAGCATGCCAGGGGGGTGTGACAGTCAAGCGGGGTGTCAAGCAGAAATCTTGAAACTCTTCGAGAAACTTTGAGAACCGGTATCGAACCTTGATCAGCGCGTTACATATCCGAGGGTTGACGGTTCGATGTTGCGCGATCCGACATGATGGAGTCGTGCGGTCGCCCTGCTTCGTGCTCGTGCACAGCCCGCTTGTCGGGCCAACCGTGTGGAAGTGGACCGGACAGGAGCTGACGAAGCGCGGCGCCGACGTCGTCATCCCCGCGCTCGGCGACGTCACAACGTTCGCGACGCCGCGATGGCGCGGTTGCGTAGACGCGGTAGTAGACGCGGTCCCTAATCGCGACGACGTCGTGCTCGTCGCGCACAGCGGCGCAGGGCCATTGCTCCCCGCGATCGGCGGAGCGCTGAAGGTGCCGCCCGCCCGCTACGTCTTCGTCGACGCCCGAATGCCGGCTCCGCCGGGAGCGTCGACCGCGCTGGAAGCGGACTTCCGCGACTTCCTCGCGTCTCTTGCGCAAGAAGGAGTGGTCCCGAAGTGGTCAGAGTGGTGGGGTCCCGGCGCGATGGAGGCACTCGTCCCGGACCTTGACCGACGACAGCTCGTCGAGAGGGAGCTGCCAATGCTCCCGCTCGCCTTCTTCGACGAGCCCGTGCCCACCCCCGAAGCTTGGGTGGGTCGAGTCGACTACCTGCAGCTCAGCTCCGCGTACGAAGTGGAAGCCCGAGAGGCTGCGTCGCGCGGCTGGACCGTCGACCTGCTCGCCGGAGGCCATCTCCACATGGCTGTCGATCCCGAGGCCGTCGCGGATCGCCTGCTGGGTCTTGCGACGACCCGCTAGCCCGCGCCGCTCATCGTCTTGGCAGCGCGCTCGACCGCGCGGATGATGCCCTGGTAGCCGGTGCAGCGGCAGAGGTTGCCCGACAGTGCCTCGACGATCTCGTTGCGCGTGGGGACCGGGTGATCGGCGAGGAACGCGTGCACCGACACGACGAAGCCGGGCGTGCAGAACCCGCACTGGAGACCGTGCTCCTCGCGGAACGCATCCTGCACTGCAGACAGCGTTCCGTCGTGGGCGGAAAGGCCTTCGATGGTCGTCACCTCTGCGCCCTCGGCCTGTACCGCGAACATCAGACAGGAGCGCACCGCGACGCCGTCGACGATCACCGTGCACGCGCCGCAGACCCCGTGTTCGCAACCGAGGTGGGTGCCGGTGAGCGCGCAGTCCTCACGGAGGAAGTCAGCCAACGTCTTGCGGGGCTCGACCGTGCCGCGGTGTCGTTCGCCGTTGACGGTCAAGGTGACCGGGAGCTCATGCACGGTCGGCGTCCTCCAATGCCGCGCCGAGGGCGCGGGCGACGACGTGCGCACCAACGCTGCGGCGGTATTGAGAGGACGCGTGGATGTCCTCGGGCGGATCGAGGTCGGCGACTGCGAGCTGGGCGATCTCGCCGAGGTCTGCGGCGCTCGGCGTGGTGCCAGCCAGGGCGGCCTCCGCGGCCGATGCGCGCAGCGGTGT
The nucleotide sequence above comes from Acidimicrobiia bacterium. Encoded proteins:
- a CDS encoding HRDC domain-containing protein, producing the protein MDGWRTAAAPPTGGGPLNTAAPRWVDDDAGMRELVEALRSQPEYGLDTEFVAEKSYWPRLCLAQVSWPGGVALVDALACDVQPLREILEGPATMVTHAGAADLPILERACGARPTVLFDTQLAAGFVGLGLPSLSVLVSSVLGIRLDKKEQLTDWARRPLSGSAQAYAASDVLHLLPLTAALRGRLASAGREEWAAAETELLRTLPTRDQDPDTAWWRIKGSRSFRGEHAAVAQAVAAWRERRAQELDRPARFVLSELVLAGLAARPPRTARELGHLRGAESLPKAVATAVVEAVEAGRAMPRSELRLPPRHDDDAALDAAVGLLVAWTAQEAAREGIEARLLGTRDDVRALVNGRPNRLDDGWRAEMVGNQIRQLVAGGAVLRLVDGGRRVRLESGS
- a CDS encoding (2Fe-2S)-binding protein; protein product: MHELPVTLTVNGERHRGTVEPRKTLADFLREDCALTGTHLGCEHGVCGACTVIVDGVAVRSCLMFAVQAEGAEVTTIEGLSAHDGTLSAVQDAFREEHGLQCGFCTPGFVVSVHAFLADHPVPTRNEIVEALSGNLCRCTGYQGIIRAVERAAKTMSGAG
- a CDS encoding alpha/beta fold hydrolase → MRSPCFVLVHSPLVGPTVWKWTGQELTKRGADVVIPALGDVTTFATPRWRGCVDAVVDAVPNRDDVVLVAHSGAGPLLPAIGGALKVPPARYVFVDARMPAPPGASTALEADFRDFLASLAQEGVVPKWSEWWGPGAMEALVPDLDRRQLVERELPMLPLAFFDEPVPTPEAWVGRVDYLQLSSAYEVEAREAASRGWTVDLLAGGHLHMAVDPEAVADRLLGLATTR
- a CDS encoding alpha-hydroxy acid oxidase; translated protein: MKPTEIASLLRPRRPILRPSTRRLARCQNIEDLRRAARRRLPRPVFDYVEGGAEDEITLHRNTEAFDDLVLTPRVLRDVDAVDLSTTILGEPSPLPLALAPTGFTRMTHHEGELAVARSAQRAGIPYTLSTMGTRSIERVAAESSGSLWFQLYVWRDRGLAKELIERAKAAGYRALVLTVDVPVPGARERDLRNGLTIPPSLGVRTFFEGARHPHWWWNFLMRDAVSFECVSDRAADPSGVMALLAEQFDPSVTWNDLDWIHDAWDGPFVLKGIVDADDARRAADAGVTGVVVSNHGGRQLDRSPAAIAALPAVVEAVGDRLDVLFDSGIRRGRDILTALALGARACLVGRAYLYGLGVAGERGVDRAIELLTGELRRSMQLVGARTVSELEPSMVAPLERR
- a CDS encoding (Fe-S)-binding protein — its product is MTMLAVDEEALVACVACGLCLPHCPTYRVTGDESASPRGRIAAMRAVQSGAAELRGEFTEYMDLCVQCRACEAVCPSSVPFGRLMEGSRTTLVSQTRYVPRWQRLAYRVLRHHRLLVLFSRLGAVLQRAHLVPRRLGLPRLPLRSTRLRATGTDVWLFTGCVMDAWQRDVHAAVVRVLGAAGVGVRLPDARRAGCCGALHVHAGLAEPARALAERVMTAFPGDAPVLVDSAGCGAALKDYGHLVGTPAAAAFAARVFDVHEWLAARIEQLPVPTVPFAEPVALHDACHLRHVQKAHLAVRTVLAPFAEVRELDDEGLCCGAGGAYAALHPDMAADIRKRKLDSIARTGARVVASANPGCTFHLAAAGVDLRHPFEIIDEALR